One genomic segment of Nitrospirota bacterium includes these proteins:
- a CDS encoding O-antigen ligase family protein, whose product MLTAFKYFLRLALPLFVYIGGILIMIATVFKRVEWGFFLMILLIPQPNIWYKLFDYPLGKDFMDLLFLAIFLGIIIQKKGFAGTRASLVIILFILISYISVWNSSLRFSLPAPLSMENILFIDWKNYAQMIFLYILALNVIKDEKHQKTAILLMSLVILLISVRSYRNFTGGVSFQFDKRVGGPFETVGLGPNHLGAFIAEYCAVLVGIILFDKDRWRNVLFLVTALFGLHPLFFSYSRGAYAAALGTVTFFGIFKKRTLLIGVAVILLAWTTVLPSSVADRIMMTETASGELEGSASHRFNLWEHAYGLFEQNPVFGIGFGGFGFTVPEGELTDTHNFYMKTLSEQGVIGLILLLIILMMAMRSGWRLYRTGTTTFHQGLGFGFMGTIIACMIANVFGDRWSYFVLGGYFWILWGFVDRGILMTLENHMPDNLFIKQKSVV is encoded by the coding sequence ATGCTGACTGCATTCAAATATTTTCTCAGGCTTGCACTTCCGCTCTTTGTTTATATTGGTGGAATCCTTATTATGATTGCCACTGTTTTCAAAAGGGTTGAGTGGGGATTTTTCCTGATGATTTTACTTATTCCTCAACCCAACATCTGGTACAAATTGTTCGACTATCCTCTGGGAAAAGATTTTATGGATTTATTGTTTTTGGCAATTTTCCTTGGGATTATTATTCAAAAGAAGGGTTTCGCAGGGACGCGCGCCTCCTTGGTCATAATCCTTTTTATTTTAATCAGTTACATCTCCGTGTGGAACAGCAGCCTTCGATTTTCACTCCCAGCACCTTTAAGCATGGAGAATATATTATTTATTGATTGGAAAAATTATGCGCAGATGATCTTTTTGTATATTCTGGCTTTGAACGTCATTAAAGATGAAAAGCATCAGAAAACCGCTATCTTATTAATGTCCCTCGTTATTTTATTGATTTCTGTCAGAAGCTACCGTAATTTTACAGGCGGTGTATCCTTTCAGTTCGATAAAAGGGTTGGTGGCCCCTTTGAAACGGTCGGTTTAGGTCCGAATCATCTCGGAGCCTTTATTGCCGAATATTGTGCTGTTCTTGTCGGTATTATTCTCTTTGACAAGGACAGGTGGAGGAACGTGTTGTTTCTTGTTACGGCATTATTTGGCCTTCATCCGCTTTTCTTTTCTTACTCAAGAGGGGCATATGCAGCAGCCTTGGGCACGGTTACATTTTTCGGAATCTTCAAAAAAAGGACTCTGTTGATTGGTGTTGCTGTTATTCTGCTGGCATGGACCACGGTCTTGCCTTCTTCTGTAGCGGATCGAATCATGATGACGGAGACTGCGTCCGGAGAGCTTGAAGGTTCTGCATCTCACCGGTTTAATTTATGGGAACATGCATATGGTTTGTTTGAGCAGAATCCGGTCTTCGGAATCGGATTCGGTGGTTTCGGGTTTACGGTGCCTGAAGGAGAACTCACGGACACGCATAATTTTTATATGAAGACACTGTCTGAGCAAGGTGTTATCGGGCTTATTTTATTATTGATCATTCTTATGATGGCTATGCGCAGCGGCTGGCGTTTGTACAGGACAGGAACAACTACGTTTCACCAGGGGCTCGGATTTGGTTTCATGGGCACCATTATTGCCTGCATGATTGCAAACGTATTTGGTGACCGGTGGTCCTATTTTGTATTGGGGGGGTATTTCTGGATTTTGTGGGGATTTGTAGACCGGGGGATTTTAATGACGCTGGAAAACCATATGCCGGATAATTTATTCATCAAACAGAAATCTGTCGTTTGA
- a CDS encoding oligosaccharide flippase family protein: MSSVKTFFFHYSHFLTGQALSLLVGLASFPILTRILSREEYGMLGLVTTTMFVVVAIAKAGLSDGIVRFYKEYDSTPEERDIFSSTVVIRGLVFSLSTVFLYIVIFLTVRKFLNVDIKYVVCFMIMSGYFLLRPLNVIILNILRVTGRTIFFNFINLLGKITAVVCSLLLLLYIIGAFYGYFIGLVLSELFVSIILFYWFFTHYKIVLSKVSGSLAMSLVKFGLPLLITELSYLLLSYADRYLIAAYQGVDDLGIYSVGYNVASYISDMMMFSLSYAVVPIYVALYQKEGRERTEEFLSKCMHYLLVAIIPICIGYTLVSRDLLVTLASKRYLEAAQFSPIILFGSFFLGMNNILNAGLYLGKKTRVILAIMLTAVIVNIILNLFLLPVYGIMGSAVATLAACMLSSALTYMFSHNHLTIRVNLKPIAYHLALSAVMFLVVRQIVIDEVWINLFVKVAAGLLIISFGVFFIEKDIRLKVLSMLPLK, encoded by the coding sequence ATGTCATCAGTAAAAACATTTTTCTTCCACTACAGCCATTTCCTTACCGGGCAGGCTTTGTCATTATTGGTCGGACTTGCAAGCTTTCCTATACTGACCAGAATTCTCTCCCGGGAAGAGTACGGGATGCTGGGCCTTGTGACAACAACCATGTTTGTAGTCGTTGCCATTGCCAAGGCCGGATTATCCGATGGAATTGTCAGATTTTATAAAGAATATGATAGTACACCTGAAGAACGGGATATATTTTCATCAACCGTAGTTATAAGAGGCCTTGTATTCTCATTATCAACTGTTTTCTTGTACATTGTTATTTTCCTGACAGTTCGCAAGTTTTTAAATGTGGACATTAAGTATGTTGTCTGTTTCATGATAATGTCAGGTTATTTCTTATTGCGTCCATTGAATGTTATTATTCTTAATATCCTGCGGGTCACAGGGAGGACGATCTTTTTCAATTTTATCAATCTGCTTGGGAAAATAACGGCTGTCGTCTGTTCCCTGCTGTTGCTCCTTTACATCATTGGAGCATTCTATGGATACTTTATCGGGCTGGTGTTATCCGAATTGTTTGTATCCATTATCTTGTTCTATTGGTTTTTTACGCATTATAAAATAGTTCTGAGCAAGGTATCCGGAAGTCTTGCCATGAGTCTGGTTAAATTTGGGTTGCCTCTGCTTATTACGGAATTATCCTATCTCCTTTTGTCCTATGCAGACCGATACCTGATAGCCGCCTATCAGGGCGTTGATGATCTTGGTATATATTCTGTGGGATATAACGTTGCCTCATATATAAGCGACATGATGATGTTTTCCCTGTCTTATGCTGTGGTACCCATCTATGTGGCCCTTTACCAAAAAGAAGGAAGAGAGAGGACAGAAGAGTTCCTGAGCAAGTGTATGCATTACCTGCTGGTTGCGATTATACCCATTTGTATTGGTTATACGTTAGTCTCGCGGGACCTTCTGGTTACCCTTGCTTCGAAAAGGTATCTCGAGGCAGCTCAGTTCTCTCCCATAATATTGTTCGGGTCATTTTTTCTGGGGATGAATAACATACTGAATGCCGGGCTGTACCTTGGCAAAAAAACCAGGGTTATTCTGGCAATCATGTTAACTGCGGTCATAGTGAATATCATCCTGAATTTATTCCTCTTGCCGGTCTATGGGATTATGGGATCCGCCGTGGCTACGCTGGCAGCTTGCATGTTATCCTCTGCACTGACGTATATGTTTTCTCATAACCATCTGACTATTAGGGTAAATTTAAAGCCGATTGCGTATCATCTGGCGCTGTCTGCAGTGATGTTTCTTGTCGTTCGGCAGATCGTCATAGACGAAGTATGGATTAATCTTTTTGTTAAAGTTGCGGCAGGTTTATTAATTATTTCATTCGGTGTGTTCTTTATAGAAAAAGATATCCGTCTAAAAGTATTGAGCATGCTTCCGCTAAAATAA